The proteins below are encoded in one region of Helianthus annuus cultivar XRQ/B chromosome 2, HanXRQr2.0-SUNRISE, whole genome shotgun sequence:
- the LOC110918354 gene encoding transcription factor TGA4: MASTSTQFVTSRRMGMYDPLHHINMWDDAFGCDISPNTGPSSITQVTDTRQTNKTEYNSQESLGPSVDNQEAKTMSDKLQRRLAQNREAARKSRLRKKAYVQQLETGRLKLAQLEQELERARQQRVYNGLLNTSNGVLSTNVNSGIVAFEMAYDLWVATQRKKDNELKEVLQSQVSELELRMFVDSGLNHYYELFQLKVNVAKADVFYLMNGMWRSPIERFFQWLGGPRPSELLYMLMPQLEPLTDAQLVSVSTLKHSCRQAEDALSIGMEKLQQTLAQGITIDITGVGSYKSQMTLAMERLEGIENFLNQADHLRQQVLQQMSRILTPHQAARGLLALGEYFQRLRALNSLWSARFREPIS, from the exons ATGGCATCTACGTCAACACAATTTGTGACTTCTAGAAGGATGGGCATGTACGATCCACTCCACCATATTAACATGTGGGATGACGCTTTCGGATGCGATATTAGCCCCAACACGGGTCCTTCTTCGATCACCCAAGTAACTGATACAAGGCAAACTAACAAG ACGGAATACAATTCTCAAGAATCATTAGGACCTTCAGTGGACAATCAAGAAGCAAAAACCATGTCTGATAAG TTGCAAAGAAGATTAGCACAAAACCGAGAAGCTGCGCGTAAGAGTCGTTTGAGAAAAAAG GCATATGTTCAACAATTGGAAACAGGTCGTTTGAAGTTGGCACAATTGGAGCAGGAACTTGAGAGAGCAAGACAACAG CGTGTGTACAATGGTTTACTTAACACAAGCAATGGTGTATTATCTACTAATGTCAACTCCG GTATCGTTGCCTTTGAGATGGCATATGATTTGTGGGTTGCCACACAACGAAAGAAGGACAATGAACTTAAGGAGGTGTTGCAAAGTCAAGTAAGCGAACTTGAGCTTAGGATGTTTGTCGATAGTGGCTTGAACCACTACTATGAACTTTTCCAACTGAAAGTTAACGTTGCGAAAGCCGATGTGTTCTATTTGATGAATGGGATGTGGAGATCACCTATTGAAAGGTTCTTCCAGTGGCTTGGAGGACCAAGGCCATCAGAGCTTCTATAT ATGCTAATGCCACAACTTGAGCCATTAACGGATGCACAACTTGTGAGCGTTTCAACTCTGAAACACTCTTGTCGACAAGCCGAGGATGCACTCAGTATAGGAATGGAAAAGCTTCAACAAACTCTCGCTCAAGGCATCACTATTGACATAACCGGAGTTGGAAGTTATAAGTCACAAATGACCTTGGCAATGGAAAGACTTGAAGGAATAGAAAATTTCTTGAATCAG GCAGATCACCTACGACAACAAGTGTTGCAACAGATGTCTCGAATCTTAACCCCACATCAAGCTGCAAGAGGGTTGCTCGCATTAGGAGAGTACTTTCAACGTCTTCGGGCACTAAATTCACTTTGGTCGGCTCGATTTCGTGAACCCATAAGTTAG
- the LOC110918343 gene encoding ATP synthase delta chain, chloroplastic yields MAAAVVAATTTLQKSPATFHSRSPQTHSTNPPNLSFSGLKLPNLTIKLKTRSRRSGSCSGAKMTDSAAGRYATALADLANSNGTLDATATDLEKLNKLFSDESVLNFFISPIVSLENKRELIDDITSSGVLQLHVCNFLNILIESKRVNLIKEIVQEFEIVYNRLTETEMAIVTSVVKLEKQHLAQIAKQVQRLTGARNVRIKTAIDESLVAGFTIRYGNGLSKLIDMSVKKQLDDIAAEFEIGDIVIPVS; encoded by the coding sequence ATGGCCGCCGCCGTCGTAGCTGCTACCACTACTCTCCAAAAATCTCCAGCCACATTTCACTCTCGTTCTCCTCAAACACACTCCACCAATCCACCAAACCTCTCCTTCTCCGGCCTAAAACTCCCAAACCTAACAATCAAACTCAAAACCAGATCTCGCCGCTCCGGCAGTTGTTCCGGCGCTAAAATGACCGACTCCGCCGCCGGAAGATACGCCACAGCCCTCGCAGACCTCGCAAACTCAAACGGAACCCTAGACGCAACCGCAACCGACCTCGAGAAGCTCAACAAACTCTTCTCCGACGAATCCGTACTAAACTTCTTCATCAGCCCGATCGTAAGCCTCGAGAACAAACGCGAACTGATCGACGATATTACGTCATCAGGAGTCCTGCAACTACACGTGTGCAACTTCCTCAACATCTTGATTGAAAGCAAACGGGTCAATTTGATTAAGGAGATTGTGCAGGAGTTTGAGATTGTTTACAATAGATTAACGGAGACTGAAATGGCGATCGTGACGTCGGTTGTTAAGTTGGAGAAGCAACATTTGGCGCAGATCGCGAAGCAGGTGCAGAGGCTTACTGGTGCCAGGAATGTTAGGATTAAAACGGCGATCGATGAGTCGTTGGTGGCTGGGTTTACGATTAGGTATGGGAATGGTTTGTCCAAGTTGATTGATATGAGTGTGAAGAAGCAGTTGGATGATATTGCTGCTGAGTTTGAGATTGGAGATATTGTGATTCCTGTATCATGA